DNA sequence from the Caulobacter segnis genome:
GACATCACCAGCAGGAGGTCGACGTCCTCCAGGATCCACTCGACGTGGTCGAGGCCGGTCGAAGGGTTGAACACCACGCCGGCCTTGGCCCCCAGCTCGCGGATCCGCTTCAGCGAGCGATGCAGGTGCGGGCCAGCCTCGGGATGGATGCTGATGATGTCCGCGCCCGCGGCGCGGAAGGCTTCGAGGTAGGGGTCCGCCGGGCTGATCATCAGGTGCACGTCGAACGGGATGCTGGCGTGCGGCCGGATGGCTTTGACGATGTCGGGGCCGAGCGTGATGTTGGGAACGAAATGGCCGTCCATCACGTCGACATGCACCCAGTCGGCGCCGGCCGCCTCGATGGCGGCGACCTCCTCGCCCAGGCGGGCGAAGTCGGAGGCGAGGATGGACGGGGCGATGATCGGCGCGGTCATGGTCCTGGGATAACCGCGTCGCGCCCCGCTGTCAGCCCTTTAGCAGCCTGTCCGTTTTCGATGGAACATCGGAAGCGGATAAACAGGCTCGCCCTCTAAACCTTGCGGAATCGGGCCGCGAAGAAGCCGTCCTGGCCGCCGTCGCGGTGATGCGGCAGCAGGCGCAGGGTCCCGCGCGGGGTCAGGCTGGCCTCGGGGAACCCCGCCGACCCGCCTTCGCCGGCCGCGATCGGGTCCAGCGCCATGTCCGCGCGGCGGGCGAGGAAGGCCTCGACCTGGGCCTCGCCCTCCTCGGGCTCCAGCGAGCAGACGCAATAGACCAGCTGGCCGCCGGGCTTCAGGCGGTCGGCGGCGCTGTCGAGGATGCGGGCCTGGACGGTCGCCAGGCTGGCGACGTCGCCGGGGCGGGCGGCCCACAGCACGTCCGGATGGCGGCGGAAGGTGCCGGTGGCGCTGCACGGGGCGTCCAGCAGGATGGCGTCGAAGGTCCGGTCGTCCTCCCAGACGGCGGCGTCGGCGGCGACGATCTCGGCCTCGAGATGGGTGCGGGCCAGGTTCTCGGTCACGCGCTTGAGGCGGGCGGCCGAGCGGTCCAGGGCCACGACCTCGACGCCGGTCGCGGCCAGCTGCAGGGTCTTGCCGCCCGGCGCGGCGCACAGGTCCAGGACCTTGTCGCCGGGCTTGATGGCCAGCAGGCGGGCGGGGACGGCGGCGGCGGCGTCCTGCACCCACCAGGTCCCGTCCTCGAAGCCGGGCCAGGCGGCCACGTCGCCCTTGCGGCGCAGGCGCAAGGATCCGCCGTCCAGGGCCTCGGCCTCGAGCGCCTCGGCCAGGGCGGCGACGTCGGCGCCGGGCTTCAGCGAGAGGTCGGTGGCCGGCTCGATGGCGATCTGGCCGGCGATCTCGCGGGCCGTGGCCTCGCCGAACGCGGCCACCCAGCGGGCGTAGAGCCAGGGCGGGGCCAGCAGGGTCGGGTCGTCACTGGGCGGGCCGTCGCGCAGCAGGCCGCGCAGCACGGCGTTGACCAGGCCCTTGAACGGGCGGCTGGCCTTGTTGGCGCCGGCCAGCTCCACCGAGGTCGCCACGGCGGCGAAGGCCGGGACCTCCAGGTGGAAGGCTTGCGCGGCGCCCAGACGCAGCAGGTGCATCACCCGGTCGGGCGGGGCCTTCTGCAGCTTGGCGGCCAGGGCGCGGTCGATGGGGCCCAGGTGGCGCAGCACGGCCATGGCCAGGGCGCGGGCGAACGCGCGCTCACGCGGCTCCAGGAAGCGGAAACCGTTGGCGGAGGCGGCTTCGTCGATGCCGCCGCGACGCGACAGGGCCGCGTCGATCAGGGTCAAGGCGGCCTCCCGAGCGGGGAGGCCGTCGTTCAATTCTTGAGTCACCGCCTCGCCGTGCCCAAAGGCGACGGCGAGCGCAAGCGATTTGAACGAAATCCGGCGCCGAGATCACACGCCGAAGGTCAGATAGGGGCGACGGGGCCGCGCACGGCCGTGGTGACCGCCGTCAGGCCGAACACGAAGAAGCCAGCGATGACCGAAAGCCCGCCAACGGCCAGCAGCGGGCCGTAGACGGCGGGCGAGCCGGTCTGGCCCAGATACATGAAAAGGCCGCTGATCATGCAGACGACGCCGACGTTCGACAGCACGAAGTTGGTCAGCTTCACCCAGTTGGCGACCCGCTGGCCCAGCAGGGCGTAGAAGGTTCCCATCAGGGCCAGGCTGACCCATCCCAGTAGATTGAGATGCGCGTGCGCCGAATAGGTCTCGTGGTGCTTGCTGATGCTCATGGCCAGGCCCCAGGATACCCCGACCATGGCGTAGAAGGCGGCCATGCCGAAGAAGGCGTACGGCCAACGACTGGTGTTCATGTCTATATCTCCCCGATCGACGAACGCCGATATTCGAAGCCGGGGGTTCAACACTGACACGGTGGCGCGCGCAAGCGCGATGATGTTAAACCTTATTCATGTCGCAGGATCAGCCGTCTTCGTCGCAATCTTCGTCGCAAACCGAGGGGGACGCCTCCCTGGGCGCCCCTTTGGGCGCCGCCCCCGGCAAGGACCTGACCCCCGCCGCCCGGCGCGCGCTGGAAGAGGCCGCCGCCCGCCGCGCGGTCGAGCAGGCCGCGGCCCTGCCGCCCGAAAAGGGCGGCCGCGACGGCCCCGAGCCGACCCGCTTCGGCGACTGGGAGAAGAAGGGCGTCGCCGTCGACTTCTGACGCACGACATTGTTGCTAACTCAAAAATAACAACCCATACTTGAAGTCTCTGTTGGAGGGGGCTTCAATGAAGAGGATCGGGCTGGGGCTATTGCCGGCGGCCGTGTTGCTGGCGGGTTGCATGCACACCGTGCCGGGCTTGCCCGCGCTCGGCGCGAAGACGGGGGCGGACGACACGTCTCCGAGCGTCGACGATGTCCTGAAGCACATCTCCTGCGAGATCAGGCGCGCCTATGACGCCAACCCAGGCGCGCTGGCGAAGAGCGACTATCTGATCGGCGTTGGCGTCGTGTTCGAGATCGAGGACGCCTTCAGCCTCACGCCGTCCGTCGCCTATACCGAACCTTTGAAGCTGGCCGACACGAAGCTGGTGACGAGCTTGTCGGGCGAGATCGCTCGTCAGAGGCGGCGCAACTTCACCTCCGACTATGTCCTGAGCGCCCGGGCGCTTACCGGAACGCCGCCAGGAATTGGCGGCGAGCCGCCGACTCCTCCGGCCATCAGCAATGAGGTCTGCGCGACGGTGAACGCGAACCTGGACGGCGCGCCAAAGGAACGGCCCTATGCGCTGACCGGCAACCTCAGGATCGGAGAGATCGTGGCGAGGGGCCTCGAGGCCGGCGCTCGCGAGGCCGTGGTCAGGGACGACGAGACCCAGCCTTCCTTTGGGAGCGTCGTGGAGTTCATCGTGACCCGCGAGATCGGCGGCGGGCCGTCCTGGACGCTGAAATATTGGGCGCTGCCCTCGGGTTCGGACGGTCTGGCGAGGGTCAAGGACGTCCATACCAACACGATCACGCTCACCTTCACGCCGGCGAAGCCGGAAAAGCCGAAGGCGCCTGACAGGACGGCGAACGTCGAGGCTCAGTTGGTCTCGCTCAACGAGAAGCTCGAACGTCTGATCGGAGAGCAGCGGGCGGCGAGAGAAAAGCTGAAGAGCGGCGCGCCGAAAAGCGCCCAGGGTCTTCTGGAGTTTCAGCTGCAATCCCTCGACGTGAGCCGGGAAATCGGTGAGCTGCAGGGCGAGATCAAGGATGTCGGGCGGAAACTCGACGTCGCGCGCGCGGAAGATCGGAGCGCGGCCGCGGCGGACGCCGTATCGAACGCCGCCGCGGTGCAAAGGCTGCGGACCCTGCAGACCAACCTTCTGCTGCAGAATCTGACTCCGAAGCGCTAGCGCCTGTTCGCTGGGATCGGGCAGGGGGGGCGACTTTCGGCGCCAAACGGGCGACGCTCTTCTCAAACAAAGGGAGGAGCGTGATGGAAAGTCTCGCCGAACGCCGCATGCAGGTGGTGCGTGACCACATGGCCCTGGAGTGCGTGCATGACTGGGACGCGGTGATCGCCACCTTCGACCACCCCCGTTATGAGATGTACGGGAGCGGCGCGGTGTTCGACGGCGAGGCGGCGGTGCGCGGCTACTTCGCCGCCTCGCGCACGCCATTCCCCGACCAGGGCAACGAGATCATCGCCATCGCCCACGCGGGCGACACGGTTCTGGTCGAGTTCTGGCTGACGGGCACGCACCTGGGTCCGCTGAGGCTGGGCGAGCGAACGGTCGAACCGACCGGCAAGCCGTTCCGCATCCGCATGGCCGCCAGCTTCGAGTTCCCGCCCGGCGGCGACCGGATCATCTGCGAGCGACCCTATTACGACCAGTTCGCGGTGCTGCGGGCGCTGGAGCTGGCGTAGACGAACCATCCTCGAAATGCGCCTCAAGTCGGCAGGCCCTGCCGTTCGACGTGAGTTCCGCGCAATAACGACCGCGTAGAGTAGAGTCACGCGGCAAAAGGTGTTGTGCGCCCGACACACCATCATTGCTTTTTCGTCATATAACAGAAGATATCGGCCAGCGGCAATTTCTGAGACAAATCCAACCAGTTCAACCGAACCCTTCGGGATCAACTTGCCGATATGAGCGCCATATAGGGTAATATTGCCCGATATTTCGGTTCATTACGCAAGCGGACCTCGAGACAGCGAAATGTCACACGAGGGGTTCAATGCATTTCTCTCTTTCCCACCGCGCCCTGCGCGGTCGGCTCCTGGCTTCGAGCCTGTTGGCCGGTGTCGCCGCCTTTTCCGCGGGCGCGGCCCTGACGCCGACGGTGGCCTCGGCCCAGGACTTCAGCTCGGGGGCCCTGGTCGGCCGGGTCGTCTCCAGCGCCGGGGCTCCGGTC
Encoded proteins:
- a CDS encoding DUF1674 domain-containing protein; translation: MGAPLGAAPGKDLTPAARRALEEAAARRAVEQAAALPPEKGGRDGPEPTRFGDWEKKGVAVDF
- a CDS encoding ester cyclase; protein product: MESLAERRMQVVRDHMALECVHDWDAVIATFDHPRYEMYGSGAVFDGEAAVRGYFAASRTPFPDQGNEIIAIAHAGDTVLVEFWLTGTHLGPLRLGERTVEPTGKPFRIRMAASFEFPPGGDRIICERPYYDQFAVLRALELA
- the rpe gene encoding ribulose-phosphate 3-epimerase produces the protein MTAPIIAPSILASDFARLGEEVAAIEAAGADWVHVDVMDGHFVPNITLGPDIVKAIRPHASIPFDVHLMISPADPYLEAFRAAGADIISIHPEAGPHLHRSLKRIRELGAKAGVVFNPSTGLDHVEWILEDVDLLLVMSVNPGFGGQSFIPGQLRKVEALRKLVDKAGLDVIIEVDGGVTPVTAPQCVDAGATALVAGSAVFKGGPAAYADNIRALKGG
- a CDS encoding RsmB/NOP family class I SAM-dependent RNA methyltransferase, coding for MTQELNDGLPAREAALTLIDAALSRRGGIDEAASANGFRFLEPRERAFARALAMAVLRHLGPIDRALAAKLQKAPPDRVMHLLRLGAAQAFHLEVPAFAAVATSVELAGANKASRPFKGLVNAVLRGLLRDGPPSDDPTLLAPPWLYARWVAAFGEATAREIAGQIAIEPATDLSLKPGADVAALAEALEAEALDGGSLRLRRKGDVAAWPGFEDGTWWVQDAAAAVPARLLAIKPGDKVLDLCAAPGGKTLQLAATGVEVVALDRSAARLKRVTENLARTHLEAEIVAADAAVWEDDRTFDAILLDAPCSATGTFRRHPDVLWAARPGDVASLATVQARILDSAADRLKPGGQLVYCVCSLEPEEGEAQVEAFLARRADMALDPIAAGEGGSAGFPEASLTPRGTLRLLPHHRDGGQDGFFAARFRKV